One region of Ktedonobacterales bacterium genomic DNA includes:
- a CDS encoding protein kinase, producing the protein MAGLEGTNIGPYEIQGLLGAGGMGQVYRARDPRLEREVAVKVLTAALAQESGYLDRFRREARAVAKLNHPNVVQVYDFGEQGDLTYLVMPLISGGTLRDYLAHRHILPLAEAASIIEQVASALQYAHERGLVHRDVKPANILMSGEGRVLLSDFGIVRLVQKDDSSATLTRMGAFVGSPEYAAPEMILGQGADHRADVYALGVVLFQMLTGKLPFSGATPVSLMMMQAQQPPPPPRSLNQDIPPAVEAVVLKTLAKKPEERYQTAAEFLAALRAATAASTAGTRYGQTSAAGTIGDLPTLSSTGMPPAPGSGPAIYSPAGPGSGPPPMWGGPGGGPSVMSPMSPTPQAGWAAPGSGPAGWATPGSGPAAAPPLPPTYATGVSALPYQPPISPPPSPAPRRRWLLSVLLLALAVALVAGGGATLALAGFFNGKATPTPIVQRSPGTTPTAAPSPTPTKPAGTITEVKTLAARSTPVDITLGPDNNLWFTERNGNQIGRITPQGSLREYGVPTAESSPQGITVGPDNNLWFTEYAGNQIGRITPQGGITEYPVPTANSQPWGITLGPDNNLWFTERDGNRIGRITPQGDITEYPVPTANGDPLEIITGPDGALWFTGYHSSQIGRITPQGDITEYPVPTANSKPWGITAGPDNNLWFVEDDGNRVGRISTQGVFKEYRLPTANSHPVDITLGPDNNLWFTEQIGNRIGRISTQGVFKEYRLPTANDAPWGITVGPDNNLWFVDATSSKIGRITSGK; encoded by the coding sequence GTGGCTGGTTTGGAGGGGACTAACATTGGCCCCTATGAGATTCAAGGTTTGCTCGGCGCTGGCGGCATGGGCCAGGTCTATCGTGCCCGCGACCCGCGCTTGGAGCGCGAAGTAGCAGTTAAAGTGCTGACGGCTGCGCTGGCCCAAGAGTCGGGGTATCTGGATCGCTTTCGCCGCGAGGCGCGCGCGGTGGCGAAATTGAATCATCCGAATGTGGTCCAGGTCTATGATTTTGGCGAGCAGGGCGATCTGACCTATCTGGTGATGCCGCTGATCTCTGGCGGCACGCTGCGCGATTATCTTGCCCACCGCCACATTCTGCCACTTGCTGAGGCGGCCTCTATTATTGAGCAGGTGGCGAGTGCTCTTCAGTATGCCCACGAGCGCGGCCTGGTGCATCGTGATGTGAAGCCGGCCAATATTTTGATGAGCGGCGAGGGCCGGGTGCTGCTCTCCGATTTCGGGATTGTGCGGCTGGTGCAGAAGGACGATAGCTCTGCGACGCTGACACGCATGGGGGCATTTGTCGGCAGCCCGGAGTATGCCGCGCCGGAGATGATTCTGGGCCAGGGGGCCGATCATCGGGCCGATGTCTACGCGCTGGGTGTGGTACTCTTTCAGATGCTCACGGGGAAGCTGCCCTTTTCCGGCGCGACGCCGGTCTCGCTGATGATGATGCAGGCGCAGCAGCCGCCTCCACCTCCGCGCAGTCTCAACCAGGATATTCCGCCAGCGGTGGAAGCGGTGGTGCTGAAGACGCTGGCGAAGAAGCCCGAAGAACGCTATCAAACAGCAGCGGAGTTTCTGGCAGCCCTGCGCGCCGCTACCGCTGCATCTACGGCTGGGACGAGATATGGGCAAACATCCGCCGCGGGAACCATCGGTGATCTGCCAACCCTATCGTCCACTGGTATGCCGCCAGCGCCGGGAAGCGGCCCGGCGATCTACTCGCCTGCGGGGCCGGGTTCTGGACCGCCGCCCATGTGGGGTGGGCCTGGCGGCGGCCCATCTGTGATGTCGCCTATGTCGCCGACGCCGCAGGCGGGCTGGGCTGCGCCAGGCAGCGGCCCGGCTGGTTGGGCGACGCCAGGGAGCGGCCCTGCCGCTGCGCCGCCATTGCCGCCAACCTATGCGACAGGAGTATCGGCGCTGCCTTATCAGCCGCCGATCAGTCCTCCTCCTTCACCAGCGCCACGGCGCCGCTGGCTCCTGTCGGTGCTGCTGCTGGCGCTGGCGGTGGCGCTGGTGGCTGGCGGTGGCGCTACGCTGGCGCTGGCGGGCTTCTTCAATGGCAAGGCAACGCCCACTCCGATTGTGCAGAGGTCGCCGGGCACAACGCCTACCGCTGCGCCATCGCCAACGCCCACAAAGCCCGCCGGAACCATCACCGAAGTTAAGACACTAGCCGCTAGAAGTACCCCTGTCGACATTACGCTGGGGCCGGATAACAACCTCTGGTTCACGGAGCGGAATGGCAACCAGATTGGGCGCATTACTCCGCAAGGCAGCCTCAGGGAATATGGTGTGCCCACCGCTGAGAGTTCTCCGCAGGGAATTACGGTTGGGCCAGATAACAACCTCTGGTTTACAGAGTATGCTGGCAATCAGATCGGGCGCATTACTCCGCAAGGCGGCATCACCGAGTACCCTGTGCCAACCGCTAACAGCCAGCCCTGGGGGATTACGCTGGGGCCGGATAACAACCTCTGGTTCACGGAGCGGGATGGCAACCGGATCGGTCGCATTACCCCGCAAGGTGACATCACCGAGTACCCTGTGCCAACCGCTAACGGCGACCCGCTTGAGATTATTACCGGGCCAGATGGCGCTCTCTGGTTTACGGGGTATCATAGCAGTCAGATAGGGCGCATCACTCCGCAAGGTGACATCACCGAGTACCCTGTGCCGACCGCTAACAGCAAGCCCTGGGGGATTACGGCTGGGCCGGATAACAACCTCTGGTTTGTCGAGGATGATGGCAATCGGGTTGGGCGCATCAGCACGCAAGGGGTCTTCAAGGAGTATCGTTTGCCAACCGCTAACAGTCACCCTGTTGATATTACGCTGGGGCCGGATAACAACCTCTGGTTTACGGAGCAGATTGGCAACCGGATAGGGCGCATCAGCACGCAAGGGGTCTTCAAGGAGTATCGTTTGCCAACCGCTAATGACGCTCCCTGGGGGATTACCGTGGGGCCAGATAACAATCTCTGGTTTGTAGATGCCACGAGTAGTAAGATCGGGCGCATTACCAGCGGGAAGTGA
- a CDS encoding serine/threonine-protein kinase: protein MAGASDLIGQRVGPYFIQGLLGTGGMGAVYRAQDLRLARAVAIKVIDASKGNGLHFAARFQREARLLAHLDHPNILPLWDVGQAGQMLYLVTPVVEGGSLRDLRLRLGGSVPPQQALGLAIQVADALQHAHERGIIHRDVKPGNLLLHPDGRVMLADFGIARLVGDRPEVSANDLAIGTPHYISPEQALGDQVDGRADVYSLGAVLYELLSGRPPYTGESTTRVLVQMLDGPPPPLLQINPALSPAVQTVVMHALTSQPGERYATAGAFAADLRKLLTLGVIFIGQPSSGPGARVTRRLPSAGIAVAPQQIPGNPKGTVPDERPSRQRPLEAAMSAAPANTTSRPIWKPVITEQPPPRSSYLAVILTILVILFLGAVIITALIINH, encoded by the coding sequence ATGGCTGGCGCAAGTGATCTGATTGGGCAGCGAGTTGGCCCTTATTTTATTCAGGGGCTGCTGGGAACCGGGGGCATGGGCGCCGTCTATCGCGCCCAGGACTTGCGATTGGCGCGCGCGGTTGCCATCAAGGTGATTGATGCCAGCAAGGGCAACGGATTGCACTTCGCGGCGCGTTTTCAGCGCGAAGCGCGCCTGCTGGCCCATCTCGATCACCCCAATATTTTGCCGTTGTGGGATGTCGGCCAGGCGGGCCAGATGCTCTATCTGGTGACGCCTGTGGTGGAGGGCGGCTCGCTGCGCGATCTGCGCCTGCGGCTGGGGGGCAGCGTACCACCGCAGCAGGCGCTGGGGCTGGCGATTCAGGTCGCCGACGCCTTGCAGCACGCCCACGAGCGCGGCATCATTCATCGTGATGTGAAGCCGGGCAACTTGCTGCTGCACCCCGATGGCCGGGTGATGCTGGCCGATTTTGGCATTGCCCGCCTGGTAGGGGATCGCCCGGAGGTGAGCGCCAACGATCTGGCGATTGGCACGCCGCATTATATTTCGCCAGAGCAGGCGCTGGGCGATCAGGTTGATGGTCGCGCCGACGTTTACAGCCTGGGCGCGGTGTTGTATGAACTGCTCAGCGGACGCCCACCCTATACCGGCGAATCAACGACGCGCGTGCTGGTGCAGATGCTGGATGGCCCGCCGCCGCCGCTGCTTCAGATCAATCCGGCGCTTTCTCCGGCGGTGCAGACGGTGGTGATGCACGCGCTCACCAGTCAACCCGGCGAGCGTTACGCAACCGCTGGCGCTTTTGCCGCCGATCTGCGCAAGCTGCTGACGCTGGGCGTGATCTTTATCGGTCAGCCATCGTCTGGCCCTGGAGCGCGAGTTACCAGGAGGTTGCCGTCTGCTGGAATCGCTGTTGCCCCCCAACAGATTCCGGGCAACCCCAAGGGCACGGTTCCAGACGAGCGCCCTTCGCGCCAGCGTCCCCTGGAAGCGGCTATGTCTGCTGCCCCGGCGAATACAACAAGCCGCCCGATCTGGAAACCCGTGATTACAGAGCAACCTCCGCCGCGTTCATCCTACCTGGCGGTGATCTTGACGATTCTGGTGATCCTCTTTTTAGGCGCCGTCATCATTACAGCCCTCATTATTAATCATTAA
- the galU gene encoding UTP--glucose-1-phosphate uridylyltransferase GalU: MKIRKAVIPAAGLGTRLLPATKATPKEMLPLADKPSIQYIIEEAVASGIEHVIVITSRTKRIIEDHFDSSPELERMLEQKGDYKTLEMLRQIEDMAQVTFTRQPTPRGLGHAILQAKDLVGHEPFGVMLPDDLIDTNGQTPCLRQLMDVYERHEGSVLAVMHVPREHVSRYGVIAGEQIAERAWRVTNTVEKPPVERAPSDLAIVGRYVLTPEIFDLLERTEPGRGGEVQVTDAIDALLGIQPVFAYEFSGTRYDMGDKLGWLTTSIAYALKRPDLAPGMKAFLRDLKLD, encoded by the coding sequence ATGAAAATACGCAAAGCAGTAATCCCAGCGGCTGGCCTGGGGACGCGGCTCTTGCCAGCGACCAAAGCAACCCCCAAGGAGATGCTTCCGCTGGCGGATAAGCCCTCCATCCAATATATCATCGAGGAGGCGGTGGCTTCTGGTATCGAGCATGTCATCGTGATTACCAGCCGCACCAAGCGTATCATCGAAGACCATTTTGATTCGTCGCCCGAACTGGAGCGCATGCTGGAGCAAAAAGGCGACTATAAAACGCTTGAGATGCTCAGGCAGATTGAGGATATGGCCCAGGTGACGTTTACCCGCCAGCCAACGCCACGCGGCCTGGGACACGCGATCTTGCAGGCCAAAGATCTGGTGGGCCATGAGCCGTTTGGTGTGATGCTCCCCGATGATCTCATTGATACCAACGGCCAGACACCTTGCTTGCGCCAATTGATGGATGTGTATGAGCGGCACGAGGGGTCGGTGCTGGCGGTGATGCACGTGCCGCGTGAACACGTCTCGCGCTATGGCGTGATTGCCGGGGAGCAGATTGCTGAGCGCGCCTGGCGCGTGACTAATACAGTGGAAAAGCCGCCTGTGGAGCGCGCGCCCTCCGACCTGGCGATTGTGGGGCGCTATGTGCTGACGCCGGAAATCTTTGATCTGCTGGAGCGAACAGAGCCGGGGCGCGGCGGAGAGGTGCAGGTCACTGATGCGATTGACGCTCTGCTGGGCATTCAGCCGGTCTTCGCCTATGAGTTTTCAGGGACACGTTACGATATGGGCGATAAGCTGGGCTGGCTGACGACCTCGATTGCCTACGCGCTTAAACGACCAGACCTGGCGCCAGGGATGAAAGCGTTCCTGCGCGATCTGAAGCTGGATTAG
- a CDS encoding uroporphyrinogen decarboxylase family protein, translated as MNKIERVNAAVRGQPVDRVPVSMWGHDYLREWSPEGVAAAMLENYQSYDWDYMKFNPRASYHVEDWGAKLKPSGDANRGPIFTDIPVREQGDWRRLRPLEPTRGALGEQLQALRIIGDNLKGQAYFIHTIFSPLSIAKYLVGNTFEPVQTSIEDNPGALRQALEVITETFIAYAQATLEAGTSGIFYATTGWASTDKLTEDQYRAFGVEYDLRVIDAFKHAPFNVLHNCGQRIMFDLLADYPIHAISWAATLPGNPNLAEGKTRASKAVMGGISEKTTLLNGSPQQVADEANAALELTGGLRLLLAPGCSIPPATPKANLEAVTQVVRG; from the coding sequence ATGAACAAAATCGAGCGTGTGAACGCCGCTGTGCGAGGCCAGCCGGTTGATCGCGTCCCGGTCAGCATGTGGGGCCACGACTACCTGCGGGAATGGTCCCCCGAAGGGGTCGCCGCAGCCATGCTGGAAAACTACCAGAGCTACGATTGGGACTACATGAAGTTCAACCCGCGCGCCTCCTATCATGTGGAAGACTGGGGCGCGAAGCTCAAGCCATCCGGCGACGCCAATCGGGGGCCGATATTTACCGACATCCCTGTACGAGAGCAGGGCGACTGGCGACGGCTGCGCCCGCTGGAGCCGACCAGGGGCGCGCTGGGCGAGCAGCTTCAAGCACTGCGCATCATCGGCGACAACCTGAAGGGGCAGGCGTATTTCATCCACACTATCTTTAGCCCACTCTCCATCGCCAAATACCTGGTCGGCAACACGTTTGAGCCAGTGCAAACCTCAATTGAGGACAACCCTGGCGCGCTCCGTCAGGCGCTGGAGGTCATCACCGAAACCTTCATCGCCTACGCCCAGGCCACGCTCGAAGCCGGAACCAGCGGCATCTTCTACGCCACCACCGGCTGGGCCAGCACGGATAAGCTCACCGAGGACCAGTACCGCGCCTTCGGCGTCGAATATGACCTGCGCGTGATCGACGCCTTCAAGCACGCGCCGTTCAACGTCTTGCACAACTGCGGCCAGCGTATCATGTTCGATCTGCTGGCCGACTACCCCATCCATGCCATCAGTTGGGCAGCCACCTTGCCAGGCAACCCCAACCTGGCTGAAGGCAAAACACGCGCCAGCAAGGCCGTGATGGGCGGCATCAGCGAAAAAACGACCCTCCTGAACGGCTCCCCACAGCAGGTGGCCGACGAGGCGAACGCAGCCCTGGAACTCACAGGCGGCCTGCGCTTATTGCTGGCTCCCGGCTGCTCGATCCCGCCTGCCACGCCGAAAGCCAATCTGGAAGCGGTGACGCAGGTCGTCCGGGGTTAA
- a CDS encoding phosphatase PAP2 family protein: MATKRQATALRVAKWVSLAGSPFLLAALLLLIVSWHATHRVWPALGWAALTATFVTVGPLVILSLAVCAGRVRNLDLDLRHERPWPMVIALGITIVGLTVLWILGAPRLLLILLVSTLAGGAIALLITLRWKISIHAGGAAGAATVMALLYGAQALPLLIGVALIGWSRVALGKHTWPQVVAGAAVSAVITVLVFGIGLA; this comes from the coding sequence ATGGCTACAAAGAGGCAGGCGACGGCGCTGCGTGTCGCCAAATGGGTATCCCTGGCCGGTAGCCCCTTCTTGCTGGCGGCATTGCTCTTGCTGATTGTCTCCTGGCACGCGACGCATCGCGTCTGGCCCGCGCTGGGCTGGGCCGCGCTGACGGCGACTTTTGTCACCGTAGGGCCGCTGGTCATACTCTCGCTCGCCGTCTGCGCGGGGCGGGTGCGCAACCTCGATCTGGACCTGCGCCACGAGCGCCCCTGGCCGATGGTGATCGCCCTGGGGATCACCATCGTGGGGCTGACAGTCTTGTGGATACTCGGCGCGCCGCGCCTGCTGCTGATCCTGCTTGTCTCGACTCTGGCTGGCGGAGCCATCGCCCTGCTGATTACGCTGCGCTGGAAGATCAGCATTCACGCGGGCGGCGCGGCTGGGGCGGCGACGGTGATGGCGCTGCTCTATGGCGCGCAGGCGCTGCCGCTGCTGATTGGCGTGGCGCTGATAGGCTGGTCGCGGGTGGCGCTGGGCAAGCATACCTGGCCGCAGGTGGTGGCCGGAGCCGCTGTTTCAGCCGTCATTACGGTGCTGGTCTTTGGTATTGGATTAGCCTGA
- the coaBC gene encoding bifunctional phosphopantothenoylcysteine decarboxylase/phosphopantothenate--cysteine ligase CoaBC — protein sequence MSEILRSKHIVVGVCGGIAAFKAVALVSQLQKAGALVDVVMTERASEFVSALSLSSLSHRPVYADLWEPTGQAAARHIELGREADLLVIVPATANTIAKLAHGLADTMLGAVALVSTAPLLLAPAMEQAMYRHPATQANLALLRERGAIIVEPEVGVLASGEVGAGRLPEPETLAQAIRQALGRSGPLAHRRVVVTAGGTQEPIDPVRFIGNRSSGLMGYALAEAARDRGADVTLISGPVSLAAPYGVEVTRVRTALEMRGAVLAALGLEEPGAEHAGQRSESGAAARAREVAADALVMAAAVADYRVEHPAAEKMKKEPGGGGIALTLVRNPDILADVDAALKLAGQEAERPIRRLVRVGFAAETTNLEVYARAKLASKGLDLLVANDVSRTDSGFGTATNKVWLLHRSGQMEDLAVLPKAAVAGVIWDRVQALLD from the coding sequence ATGTCAGAGATACTCCGCAGCAAACACATTGTCGTGGGGGTGTGCGGAGGGATTGCCGCGTTCAAGGCGGTGGCGCTGGTAAGCCAGCTACAGAAAGCGGGCGCGCTGGTGGATGTGGTCATGACCGAGCGGGCCAGCGAGTTTGTCAGCGCGCTTTCGTTGAGTTCGCTCAGCCATCGGCCTGTCTACGCTGATTTGTGGGAGCCAACGGGCCAGGCAGCGGCGCGGCATATCGAACTGGGCCGCGAGGCCGATCTGCTGGTGATCGTTCCGGCAACGGCAAACACGATTGCGAAGCTGGCGCATGGCCTGGCGGATACGATGCTGGGGGCGGTGGCCCTGGTATCCACAGCGCCGCTGTTGCTTGCGCCCGCGATGGAGCAGGCGATGTATCGGCATCCGGCGACGCAGGCAAATCTAGCCCTGCTGCGCGAGCGCGGCGCGATCATCGTCGAGCCGGAAGTGGGCGTGCTGGCGTCGGGTGAGGTCGGCGCGGGACGCCTGCCCGAGCCGGAAACGCTGGCGCAGGCGATTCGCCAGGCGCTGGGCCGCAGCGGGCCACTGGCGCATCGGCGGGTGGTCGTGACCGCTGGCGGCACGCAGGAGCCAATTGATCCGGTGCGCTTTATTGGCAATCGGTCATCGGGCCTGATGGGCTACGCGCTGGCGGAGGCGGCGCGTGATCGCGGAGCCGATGTCACCTTGATTTCGGGGCCGGTCAGCCTGGCCGCACCCTATGGCGTCGAGGTGACGCGCGTGCGGACGGCGCTGGAGATGCGCGGCGCGGTGCTGGCCGCGCTCGGCCTGGAAGAACCTGGCGCTGAACATGCAGGCCAGCGCAGCGAGTCGGGCGCGGCTGCGCGCGCCCGCGAAGTGGCTGCCGACGCGCTGGTGATGGCGGCGGCAGTGGCCGATTATCGGGTGGAGCATCCGGCAGCGGAGAAGATGAAGAAGGAGCCGGGCGGCGGCGGGATCGCGCTGACACTCGTACGCAATCCTGATATTTTAGCGGATGTGGACGCGGCGCTCAAGTTGGCGGGGCAGGAGGCTGAGCGCCCAATCAGGCGGTTAGTGCGCGTAGGCTTCGCGGCGGAAACGACGAACCTGGAAGTCTATGCCCGCGCCAAACTGGCATCCAAGGGACTTGATCTGCTGGTAGCGAACGATGTCAGCCGGACAGACAGCGGCTTTGGCACAGCCACCAACAAGGTCTGGCTGCTCCACCGCAGCGGGCAGATGGAGGATCTGGCGGTTTTGCCCAAAGCGGCGGTGGCTGGAGTCATCTGGGATCGCGTGCAGGCGCTGTTAGACTAA
- a CDS encoding AIM24 family protein gives MICPNCRNQMADNARFCGICGNPNPSPGGAQPSGGYAAPPPGGGYGAPPGPVGAGQYQAAYGGGLAVSEPQPELHNPKDPIVIGDMRIKIEGEVVPAVSVELGQQQTVYFEHHILLWKHPGVNIGFMSLKGAAKRFFAGLQIFISTAQGPGNIAFSREAPGQVVALRLQPGQIIDVREHQFLCASSNVGYGFTFVRGAANVLFSRTGLFVDQFTGQQGEGVVVVHAYGNHFEKQLAPGETLDVEPGAWLWKDASVQMTTTSIASSTRGGLFGALGNLVAGASITLNRFTGPGRIGIQSMTYHPPTAEGATQVGGQGNFNF, from the coding sequence GTGATTTGTCCGAATTGTCGAAATCAGATGGCTGATAATGCGCGATTTTGTGGAATCTGTGGCAATCCTAACCCGTCGCCTGGAGGAGCGCAGCCGTCGGGAGGCTACGCAGCGCCGCCGCCGGGGGGAGGCTATGGAGCGCCTCCAGGGCCGGTAGGCGCAGGCCAGTATCAAGCGGCGTATGGCGGCGGTCTGGCCGTCAGCGAGCCGCAGCCCGAATTGCATAACCCCAAAGACCCGATTGTCATTGGGGATATGCGCATCAAAATCGAGGGCGAAGTGGTGCCAGCGGTGAGCGTCGAACTGGGTCAGCAGCAGACGGTCTATTTCGAGCATCATATCTTGCTGTGGAAGCATCCGGGCGTCAACATTGGCTTCATGAGCCTGAAGGGCGCGGCCAAACGCTTCTTTGCCGGATTGCAAATCTTTATCAGCACTGCGCAGGGTCCGGGCAACATCGCTTTCTCGCGCGAGGCGCCGGGGCAGGTGGTCGCTCTGCGTTTGCAGCCAGGGCAGATTATTGACGTGCGCGAACACCAATTTTTGTGCGCTTCCAGCAATGTCGGCTATGGCTTTACCTTTGTGCGCGGCGCGGCGAATGTCCTTTTCAGCCGGACGGGGCTGTTCGTGGATCAATTTACCGGCCAGCAGGGCGAGGGCGTCGTGGTGGTGCATGCCTATGGCAATCACTTTGAGAAGCAGCTTGCGCCAGGCGAGACGCTGGACGTGGAGCCTGGCGCGTGGCTGTGGAAGGATGCCTCGGTGCAGATGACCACGACTTCGATTGCCAGTTCGACACGCGGCGGCCTCTTTGGGGCGCTGGGCAATCTGGTGGCAGGCGCTTCGATTACCTTGAACCGCTTTACCGGGCCGGGGCGCATCGGTATTCAATCAATGACCTATCATCCGCCAACCGCCGAGGGCGCGACGCAAGTGGGCGGCCAGGGCAATTTCAACTTCTAG